Proteins from one Cicer arietinum cultivar CDC Frontier isolate Library 1 chromosome 3, Cicar.CDCFrontier_v2.0, whole genome shotgun sequence genomic window:
- the LOC101498161 gene encoding uncharacterized protein, which produces MFAYGIVQNFSSVAPCFPSCCQNRNLALTHHQFRSPNSILKLKNPTFLSNTHFKVSRSLKPRSNFVVFAAQSNIYKVLQNAWRVGKDGVEAGTNLVPSSIPRPIARISVTFVALSVFLFVFKSLISTAFFILGTIGLAYFAYLAFNKDEGPSGNGGTTTTTSPLDDDPVEEAKKIMEKYK; this is translated from the exons ATGTTTGCTTATGGTATTGTTCAAAATTTTAGTTCTGTTGCCCCTTGTTTTCCAAGTTGTTGTCAAAATCGAAACTTGGCTCTTACCCATCATCAATTTCGTTCACCCAATTCCATTTTGAAGTTAAAGAACCCAACTTTCCTCTCAAACACACACTTCAAGGTATCCAGAAGCCTGAAACCTCGCTCCAATTTTGTAGTTTTTGCAGCACAGTCGAATATTTATAAAG TTCTGCAGAATGCATGGAGAGTTGGTAAGGATGGAGTTGAGGCAGGCACAAATCTGGTTCCT AGTTCTATACCAAGACCAATAGCAAGGATTTCAGTAACTTTTGTGGCTTTGAGTGTTTTCCTTTTTGTATTCAAGTCTCTCATCTCTACAGCTTTCTTTATATTG GGCACCATAGGACTTGCATACTTTGCATACCTAGCATTTAATAAAGATGAAGGACCGAGCGGTAATGGAGGAACTACCACTACCACCAGTCCTTTGGATGATGATCCTGTGGAAGAAGCTAAAAAGATAATGGAAAAATACAAGTAA
- the LOC101498489 gene encoding uncharacterized protein, which yields MASHTLYLLLFTLLLPLSFGSNDELNTLFSWINSSTKLPSPLDSNPCKWSFIKCSQQNHVTEINIQSLQLALPFPPNISSLSNLQKLVISGSNLTGTISPDIANCPHLTLIDLSSNSLVGEIPSTIGNLKNLQVLALNSNQLNGKIPIQLCDCVNLKTLDIFDNNLSGTLPNELGKLSNLQVIRAGGNKDIVGKIPYELGECMNLTVLGLADTKISGSLPSSLGKLSMLQTISIYSTLLSGEIPSEIGNCSELVNLFLYENDLSGSLPKELGKLYKLERMLLWQNSFVGRIPNEIGNCTSLKILDLSLNYFSGEMPQSLGELQNLEELMLSNNNISGSIPASVSNLSNLIQLQLDTNEISGLIPSEFGKLNKLTVFFAWQNKLEGSIPSELGDCRSLEALDLSYNSLNDTLPSGLFKLQNLTKLLLISNEISGFIPPEIGNCSSLIRLRLVNNRIVGEIPKEIGFLNNLSFLDLSQNRLTGSVPLEIGKCKELQMLNLSNNSLSGVLPSYLSSLTMLEVLDVSMNNFSGEVPMSIGELGSLLRVILSKNSFYGSIPSSLGKCSGIQLLDLSSNMFSGKIPSELFQIEALDIALNLSHNSLSGVIPPEISALNKLSVLDLSHNMFEGDLMVFASLENLVSLNISYNRFSGYLPDNRLFHQLAATDLDGNQGLCPNGHHDNSCFIENAAMGKMLNGSNSKRSEMIKVAIGLLSSLTVAMAIFGVITVFRARNIVRDDNDSEMGGGGSWPWQFTPFQKVNFCVEQILKCLVESNVIGKGCSGIVYRAEMENGDVIAVKRLWPTTMAATARYDHNQSDKLAVNGGVRDSFSAEVKTLGSIRHKNIVRFLGCCWNRNTRLLMYDYMPNGSLGSLLHERSGNCLEWHIRFRIILGAAQGLAYLHHDCAPPIVHRDIKANNILIGPEFEPYIADFGLAKLVDDGDFARSSSTLAGSYGYIAPEYGYMMKITEKSDVYSYGIVVLEVLTGKQPIDPTIPDGLHIVDWVRHKRGGVEVLDETLKARPESEIEEMLQTLGVALLCVNSRSDDRPTMKDVVAMMKEIKQERDECVKVFDASSTNDESVEVMKHSCTTSSSNTNMHLHYSPHSSITLK from the exons ATGGCAAGCCACACTCTCTATCTTCTTCTGTTCACACTTCTTCTCCCACTTTCCTTTGGTTCAAATGATGAACTTAACACCTTATTCTCATGGATAAATAGTTCAACCAAACTTCCTTCACCTCTAGACTCAAATCCATGCAAATGGTCATTCATAAAATGCTCTCAACAAAACCATGTAACAGAAATAAACATACAATCACTTCAACTAGCACTTCCTTTCCCTCCCAACATTTCATCACTTTCCAATCTTCAAAAGCTTGTCATCTCAGGTTCCAACCTCACTGGCACAATCTCACCTGACATTGCTAACTGTCCTCATCTCACACTCATTGATCTTAGCTCCAATAGTCTTGTTGGTGAAATTCCTTCAACTATTGGAAACTTAAAAAATCTTCAAGTTTTAGCCTTAAACTCTAACCAACTCAATGGAAAAATTCCAATTCAGCTTTGTGATTGTGTTAACCTCAAAACCCTAGACATTTTTGATAATAACCTTAGTGGAACACTTCCAAATGAACTTGGAAAGCTTTCAAATCTTCAAGTTATAAGAGCTGGTGGAAACAAAGACATTGTAGGGAAGATTCCTTATGAATTAGGTGAATGCATGAATTTAACAGTGTTAGGACTTGCTGACACTAAAATCTCTGGTTCATTACCTTCTTCATTAGGTAAACTAAGTATGCTTCaaacaatttcaatttataGTACTTTACTTTCTGGTGAAATTCCTTCAGAAATTGGTAACTGTTCTGAGCTTGTGAACTTGTTTTTGTATGAGAATGATCTTTCTGGTTCATTGCCAAAAGAATTAGGTAAGCTTTATAAGCTTGAAAGAATGCTTCTTTGGCAAAATAGTTTTGTTGGTAGAATACCTAATGAGATTGGAAACTGTACTAGCTTGAAGATTCTTGATTTGTCTTTGAATTATTTCTCTGGTGAAATGCCTCAAAGTTTAGGGGAACTTCAAAATCTTGAAGAGCTTATgttgagtaataataatatctCTGGTTCAATACCAGCTTCTGTTTCGAATCTTTCGAATTTGATACAGTTGCAGTTAGATACAAATGAGATATCCGGTTTGATTCCTTCTGAGTTTGGAAAGTTGAATAAGTTAACAGTTTTTTTTGCTTGGCAGAACAAGCTTGAAGGCAGTATTCCATCAGAATTGGGAGATTGTAGAAGCCTTGAGGCTTTGGATTTGTCTTATAACTCACTCAATGATACTTTACCTTCAGGTCTTTTTAAGCTTCAGAATTTAACTAAGCTTTTGTTGATTTCTAATGAAATCTCAGGTTTTATTCCTCCTGAGATAGGTAACTGTAGTTCGCTTATTCGACTCCGGCTTGTAAACAACAGAATCGTCGGTGAGATACCGAAGGAAATAGGCTTTCTTAATAACCTTAGTTTCCTTGATCTGTCTCAAAATCGTCTTACCGGATCGGTTCCTCTAGAGATTGGAAAATGTAAAGAACTTCAAATGTTGAATCTAAGTAATAACTCTCTTTCTGGTGTTTTGCCTAGTTATTTGTCTTCTCTTACAATGCTTGAGGTTTTGGATGTCTCAATGAATAACTTTTCTGGTGAAGTTCCAATGAGTATTGGTGAACTTGGTTCACTTCTTAGAGTTATTCTAAGTAAAAACTCTTTCTATGGTTCAATTCCTTCTTCACTTGGAAAATGTTCAGGTATTCAACTTTTAGACCTTAGCAGCAACATGTTCTCAGGGAAAATTCCTTCAGAACTTTTTCAAATTGAAGCACTTGATATTGCTTTGAATTTGAGTCATAATTCATTATCTGGTGTGATTCCACCAGAGATTTCAGCTCTTAACAAGCTTTCTGTTCTAGACCTTTCACATAACATGTTTGAAGGTGATTTGATGGTGTTTGCAAGCCTTGAAAATCTTGTTTCTTTGAACATTTCATACAACAGATTCAGTGGTTATTTACCAGACAACAGGTTGTTTCATCAACTAGCAGCAACCGATTTGGATGGAAATCAAGGTTTGTGTCCTAATGGTCATCATGATAATTCATGTTTCATTGAAAATGCTGCAATGGGAAAAATGCTGAATGGTTCAAATTCTAAGAGGTCAGAGATGATCAAAGTGGCTATTGGATTGCTCAGTTCCTTGACTGTTGCAATGGCAATCTTTGGAGTCATTACGGTGTTTCGAGCGAGGAATATCGTTCGAGATGATAACGATTCTGAGATGGGAGGTGGAGGTTCATGGCCTTGGCAGTTCACACCATTTCAAAAGGTGAACTTTTGTGTGGagcaaattttaaaatgtttggtAGAATCCAATGTAATAGGAAAAGGGTGTTCGGGGATAGTTTATCGCGCAGAAATGGAAAATGGCGATGTCATTGCTGTGAAAAGACTATGGCCAACAACAATGGCAGCCACTGCAAGATATGATCATAATCAAAGTGACAAGTTAGCAGTTAATGGAGGAGTTCGCGATTCATTTTCAGCCGAGGTAAAAACTCTCGGTTCTATTCGACACAAGAACATTGTGAGGTTCTTAGGTTGCTGTTGGAACAGAAACACAAGACTTCTTATGTATGATTACATGCCAAATGGGAGTCTTGGAAGTTTACTTCATGAAAGAAGTGGTAATTGCTTGGAGTGGCACATCAGATTCAGGATAATACTAGGAGCAGCTCAAGGTTTGGCTTATTTGCACCATGATTGTGCTCCTCCTATTGTTCATAGAGACATTAAGGCCAACAACATCCTCATAGGCCCTGAATTTGAACCTTACATAGCTGATTTTGGACTTGCAAAGCTTGTTGATGATGGAGATTTTGCAAGATCTTCTAGTACTCTAGCTGGCTCTTATGGTTACATAGCTCCTG AGTATGGCTACATGATGAAGATAACAGAGAAAAGTGATGTATACAGCTATGGTATAGTTGTATTAGAAGTACTAACAGGGAAGCAACCAATTGATCCAACAATACCTGATGGACTTCACATAGTTGATTGGGTTAGACACAAAAGAGGTGGGGTTGAAGTGCTAGATGAAACCTTGAAAGCAAGACCAGAATCTGAAATAGAAGAGATGTTGCAAACGTTAGGTGTGGCTTTGCTATGTGTAAACTCAAGGTCAGATGATAGACCAACAATGAAAGATGTGGTGGCAATGATGAAAGAGATTAAACAAGAGAGAGATGAATGTGTGAAAGTTTTTGATGCATCTTCTACAAATGATGAATCAGTGGAAGTGATGAAACATTCATGCACAACAAGTAGCAGCAACACAAATATGCATTTACATTACTCTCCTCATAGTTCTATAACATTAAAGTAA